In Vibrio bathopelagicus, one DNA window encodes the following:
- a CDS encoding LysR substrate-binding domain-containing protein — translation MKDLNWRGIDLNLLLTFDALFRLKSVSAASKELHLGQPATSYNLKRLRELLGDPLFERQGNKMQPTVRAHEVAPKVQQILSIFTQDILPAEQFEPQNYTGQFIIGVSDYAEQIFGPDIFDTLQKLAPQSKVLLKPVDSANCVTLLEDQDTDLCIGVFQELPNHLNTTFLYREKHLCTFDNKVLNTKLPIPLDTYLDTPQMIITANQELTSQVDGTLEKVGVKRNVVLGTTRFLTIRRMLSGRNLLAVMAEMVGRSELIDDDLVLCDPPIDIPDFDIDMVTLKRDANHPRIQFLTQLVQNLIQDKVRELRLIR, via the coding sequence GTGAAAGATCTTAATTGGCGTGGAATCGACCTCAACCTACTGCTGACTTTTGATGCACTTTTTCGTTTAAAGAGTGTTTCCGCAGCCTCAAAAGAACTGCACTTGGGGCAGCCTGCCACCAGTTATAACCTCAAGCGGCTCCGTGAGTTATTGGGTGACCCTCTGTTTGAAAGGCAAGGCAATAAAATGCAGCCGACCGTGAGAGCACATGAAGTCGCCCCCAAAGTTCAGCAAATTTTGTCGATTTTCACGCAAGATATTTTACCTGCTGAGCAATTTGAGCCACAAAACTACACAGGTCAGTTCATCATTGGCGTTAGTGATTATGCAGAGCAGATCTTTGGCCCAGATATTTTCGACACGCTTCAGAAACTTGCTCCTCAAAGTAAGGTTCTGCTCAAGCCTGTCGACAGTGCAAATTGCGTAACGTTACTCGAAGATCAAGATACTGACTTATGCATTGGCGTATTTCAGGAGCTACCAAACCACCTCAACACCACCTTTCTTTACCGAGAAAAGCACCTGTGTACCTTTGATAACAAGGTATTGAATACCAAACTTCCAATTCCGCTAGACACCTACTTAGATACACCGCAAATGATCATTACGGCGAATCAAGAGTTAACCAGCCAAGTTGACGGCACATTGGAAAAAGTGGGAGTTAAACGAAATGTGGTACTTGGGACGACCCGTTTTCTAACGATTCGCAGGATGCTTTCAGGAAGAAATCTGTTGGCTGTAATGGCCGAGATGGTCGGTCGTTCTGAGTTAATTGACGATGACTTGGTGTTATGCGATCCGCCGATTGATATCCCTGACTTTGATATCGATATGGTGACTTTAAAACGCGACGCGAACCACCCTCGAATTCAGTTTCTGACGCAACTCGTCCAAAACCTCATTCAAGATAAAGTGAGAGAGCTAAGATTAATCAGATAA
- a CDS encoding amino acid permease: protein MKLFGSSLILSGTALGAGMLAIPMVLAQFGFLISSVLMLLIFVGTTYSALLLAEACTKTKDNSGMSSVAYLTLGSKGKHFINALFYLLLVCMLIAYILGVGDIIHKLLLDVDVDVSASVAYTIFSLLMGVIVVSGKSYIDKLNRGLFILMVAMLFIVIASLFSNIRLDYLTQTSNYTANDVVQYSAVIFTSFASMVVIPSLVIYNREATQKQIRNMILLGSVIPLICYLTWLFAIIGNLGTDAISQFHNISELISAFSGQSAWLKVVIALFSALALVTSFLGVSMALYDQNKDAVTNNKLLAYALTFVLPLVLAELFASQFVSMLDYAGMVLVFLAIWGPLAMVVKVRRPDFPHLQTEGSYTAAGGDTALMATFGFGALIFISWFMG from the coding sequence ATGAAATTATTCGGTAGTTCCCTAATCCTTTCAGGAACTGCACTAGGGGCTGGCATGTTGGCCATCCCAATGGTTTTAGCTCAGTTCGGCTTTTTGATCAGCTCTGTGCTGATGTTGCTGATTTTTGTTGGCACCACATACTCAGCACTGCTACTCGCAGAAGCCTGCACCAAAACCAAAGACAACAGTGGCATGAGCAGTGTTGCTTACCTGACTTTGGGCAGCAAAGGTAAACATTTTATCAATGCACTCTTCTACCTGCTGTTGGTATGCATGCTCATCGCTTATATCTTGGGTGTTGGTGACATCATTCACAAGCTACTGCTCGATGTTGACGTAGACGTATCTGCATCTGTTGCCTATACGATCTTCAGCCTATTAATGGGTGTGATTGTAGTATCGGGTAAATCCTACATCGATAAACTAAATCGCGGACTATTCATCCTGATGGTAGCCATGTTGTTTATTGTGATTGCTTCTCTATTTAGCAATATTCGTTTGGATTACCTAACTCAAACTAGCAACTACACAGCCAACGATGTCGTTCAATACAGCGCGGTTATCTTTACCAGCTTTGCCTCTATGGTGGTGATACCATCACTGGTTATCTACAACCGAGAAGCGACTCAAAAGCAGATCCGCAATATGATTCTGCTGGGCTCAGTGATTCCACTAATCTGCTACCTAACTTGGTTGTTCGCGATTATCGGTAACCTTGGCACAGATGCAATCAGCCAATTCCATAATATTTCAGAACTGATCTCGGCGTTTAGCGGACAGTCTGCTTGGCTGAAAGTCGTGATTGCGCTGTTCTCAGCATTGGCATTGGTGACCTCTTTCCTTGGTGTGTCCATGGCGCTTTACGACCAAAACAAAGACGCTGTTACCAATAACAAGCTGCTGGCTTACGCTCTGACCTTTGTATTGCCTTTGGTACTCGCTGAACTGTTCGCGAGCCAGTTTGTGAGCATGCTGGATTATGCGGGCATGGTATTGGTGTTCTTAGCTATCTGGGGCCCTCTGGCGATGGTAGTTAAGGTTCGTAGACCTGATTTCCCTCACCTACAAACCGAAGGCAGCTACACAGCAGCTGGTGGCGATACGGCACTGATGGCAACATTCGGTTTTGGCGCGTTGATTTTTATCTCTTGGTTTATGGGTTAA